The following is a genomic window from Desulfuromonadaceae bacterium.
AAAGCTGCAAATGATCGGCTTCCTCTGGCCGCCGAAGCTGAAAGTAACCGGCAACCTCCCGCTGTCATCAAACACCGCGCTCGTGGCACGCACCATCCGCGACGGCAAGGCCTTCGTTAATAATTCCTTCGGCTCCCTCAGCCACGCGACTATTTTTGAGACCGTCAAAATCGACAAAGACCAGCCCGAAGCGCCGCAGCGGATTCAAAAGATCATGAGTATCCCGCTGCTTCGCGACGGTGAAAAGGTCGGCGCTATCCAGCTCTCCCGCAAAGGTGCCGACGGCCCCAGCGCCGGGCCCGATTTCGGCAAAAATGAGTTGGCCCTGCTGGCCGATCTGGCCAAAGTGATTGCCAGATACGTTTAAGTTTTTCCGTCAGGGCAACTCATAAACCAGCA
Proteins encoded in this region:
- a CDS encoding GAF domain-containing protein; its protein translation is MSAEAISQKLDTQLAALATGELRLKLAAQALTQLFKLRADEVAIFSLDPKLQMIGFLWPPKLKVTGNLPLSSNTALVARTIRDGKAFVNNSFGSLSHATIFETVKIDKDQPEAPQRIQKIMSIPLLRDGEKVGAIQLSRKGADGPSAGPDFGKNELALLADLAKVIARYV